The Aeromicrobium sp. Sec7.5 genome window below encodes:
- a CDS encoding (2Fe-2S)-binding protein, whose translation MGATGLARLGPFFVVEPLDDGPWRPVDGLVSGPALAERVRWTRDALQVRSGVDVEERVAASTASLGIFARVLSPAIGAALLGVPAPDPRSFSWQPVEGGPMRLAAPTWGRHTPSEAVDVLISPLVERLDSEHGVSTKIGWGNAVSAVHGAARMVAQADPALAPAAGRLLLDLLEHPLLSGTADVGPPFVRRSCCLYYRLPGGGYCGDCVLAHS comes from the coding sequence ATGGGGGCGACGGGGCTGGCGCGGCTGGGGCCGTTCTTCGTCGTCGAGCCGCTCGACGACGGCCCGTGGCGACCGGTCGACGGCCTCGTCTCCGGGCCCGCCCTGGCGGAGCGGGTTCGCTGGACCCGCGACGCGTTGCAGGTGCGATCGGGCGTGGACGTCGAGGAGCGCGTGGCCGCGTCGACGGCGTCGCTCGGGATCTTCGCGCGAGTGCTCTCGCCCGCGATCGGCGCGGCGCTGCTCGGCGTGCCGGCCCCGGATCCCCGGTCGTTCTCATGGCAGCCCGTCGAAGGCGGACCGATGCGGCTCGCGGCCCCGACCTGGGGACGGCACACGCCGAGCGAGGCCGTCGACGTGCTGATCTCGCCGCTCGTCGAACGCCTCGACTCCGAGCACGGCGTCTCGACGAAGATCGGCTGGGGCAATGCCGTCTCGGCCGTGCACGGCGCCGCCCGCATGGTCGCCCAGGCCGATCCCGCCCTCGCACCGGCAGCCGGACGGTTGCTCCTCGACCTGCTCGAGCACCCGCTCCTGAGTGGTACCGCCGACGTGGGCCCGCCGTTCGTGCGCCGCTCCTGCTGCCTCTACTACCGCCTGCCCGGCGGCGGGTACTGCGGCGACTGCGTGCTCGCCCACTCCTGA
- the cobF gene encoding precorrin-6A synthase (deacetylating) produces MVSPAAQRLRLVGIGCGDPGHLTVEAVEALRSASFALVTVKREGDPLAAARRAILDRYAPDLRVVEVVDPERDRTERSTATVGDYEGVVSDWHEARAAAWESALTAAWTDPDLRPVVQFVDGDSAQLGANLGAGVLLVWGDPAFYDSTIRVVERVLARGSLDFAWDVLPGISALQLLAARHRIVLHEVGQPITVTTARRLREAVDGGADNVLVFLTGRLDLAGLEDWTIWWGANLGADSERLVSGRVGDVVPAIESARVEAKAASGWVMDLYLLRR; encoded by the coding sequence GTGGTGAGCCCGGCCGCTCAGCGCCTGCGCTTGGTCGGCATCGGCTGCGGCGACCCCGGGCACCTGACGGTCGAGGCGGTCGAGGCGCTGCGGTCGGCGTCGTTCGCGTTGGTCACCGTCAAGCGTGAGGGCGACCCCTTGGCGGCGGCCCGCCGCGCGATCCTCGACCGCTACGCCCCGGACCTGCGCGTCGTCGAGGTCGTCGACCCCGAGCGCGACCGGACGGAGCGCTCGACGGCGACGGTGGGTGACTACGAAGGCGTCGTGTCCGACTGGCACGAGGCCCGCGCCGCCGCCTGGGAGTCCGCCCTGACCGCCGCCTGGACCGACCCAGATTTGCGCCCAGTTGTGCAGTTCGTCGATGGCGATTCCGCACAACTGGGCGCAAATCTGGGTGCGGGGGTCCTGCTGGTGTGGGGTGACCCGGCGTTCTACGACTCGACGATCCGGGTGGTCGAGCGGGTGCTGGCGCGGGGCTCGCTGGACTTCGCGTGGGATGTCCTGCCGGGGATCTCCGCGCTGCAGCTGCTCGCGGCCCGACACCGCATCGTGCTGCACGAGGTGGGCCAGCCGATCACCGTCACGACGGCGCGGCGCCTGCGCGAGGCGGTCGACGGCGGCGCCGACAACGTGCTCGTGTTCCTGACGGGCCGCCTCGACCTCGCCGGCCTCGAGGACTGGACCATCTGGTGGGGCGCCAACCTCGGCGCCGACTCCGAGCGCCTCGTGTCGGGCCGGGTCGGCGACGTCGTGCCCGCGATCGAGTCCGCCCGTGTCGAGGCGAAGGCTGCCTCCGGCTGGGTCATGGACCTCTATCTCCTCCGCCGCTGA
- the cobN gene encoding cobaltochelatase subunit CobN, with translation MTRIALLSTSDTDLLSARASGADYLWANPSRQVEGHQSMAEAIEASDLVIARVLGSPQDLCAGFDRIRSTGKPMIVLGGELTPNAELMEMSTVPVGVAAEAHRYLVEGGPANLTQLHAFASDTVLLTGEGFEPPHQVPTWGWLDRESKDTDLPRVGVLFYRAHHTAGNEDFAHALADAIDATGEAVGLPVFSSSLRSAPDDLYAALGSLDALIVTVLAAGGSTPAASSAGGDDEAWDVARMAALDIPILQGLCLTSSREEWLANDDGVTPLDSANQIAIPEFDGRIITAPFSFKEIDEDGLPRYVADPERCDRVARIAAHHARLGHVPASERRVALMLSAYPTKHSRVGNAVGLDTPVSTVRLLRRMAEAGYDLGEGNEVLRIIAMDDDTAAGDALIHTLIDAGGQDEEWLTSAQLTDSHVRITPEQYEEWTADLPQDLKDEIVEAWGAAPGTLFVNADGHIVLATLQAGNVVLLIQPPRGFGENPVAIYHDPDMAPSHHYLAAYRWLRAQPDRGGFGAHAVVHLGKHGSMEWLPGKNAALSASCATDAAIADMPLIYPFLVNDPGEGAQAKRRAHAVIVDHLIPPMARAETYGDIARLEQLLDEYGNIAAMDPAKLPAIRGEIWTLMRSAEMHRDLGLDEQPDDESFDDFIMHVDGWLCEIKDVQIRDGLHVLGQAPVDSVQVDLVLAILRASQVWGGESGAVPGLRAALGLKDGEATSAVDAIEAQARALVEGLAASGWDAAAATGLHDDPGVQSVLQFAATQVVPRLDGTRGELDAILHALEGGFIPAGPSGSPLRGLVNVLPTGRNFYTVDPRAVPSRLAWGTGQAMAESLLAKYLEETGEYPASVGLSVWGTSAMRTSGDDIAEVLALLGVRPVWDEASRRVGDLEVVSLEELGRPRIDVTVRISGFFRDAFPHVVAMLDDAVRLVAGLDEPADRNFVRAHTQADLAEHGDDRRATTRIFGSAPGSYGAGILQLVESGTWRDDADLAEVYTAWGGFAYGRDLSGVPAADDMRTSYKRIKVAAKNIDTREHDIADSDDYYQYHGGMVATVRALTGSDPKAYVGDSTSPDAVRTRTLQEETNRVFRSRVVNPRWIGAMRRHGYKGAFELAATVDYLFGFDATAGVVHDWMYESLAKEYVLDPETQEFMRTSNPWALRGIVEKLDEAAKRGLWAEPDPEVVAAMHAVYLEVEGDLEDRA, from the coding sequence ATGACGCGCATCGCGCTGCTGTCCACGTCCGACACCGACCTGCTGTCGGCCCGCGCGAGTGGCGCCGACTACCTGTGGGCCAACCCGTCCCGCCAGGTCGAGGGACACCAGTCCATGGCCGAGGCGATCGAGGCCTCGGACCTCGTGATCGCCCGCGTGCTCGGCTCGCCCCAGGACCTGTGCGCCGGCTTCGACCGCATCCGATCCACGGGCAAGCCGATGATCGTGCTCGGCGGCGAGCTCACCCCCAACGCCGAGCTCATGGAGATGTCGACCGTGCCGGTCGGCGTCGCCGCAGAGGCGCACCGCTACCTCGTCGAGGGCGGGCCGGCCAACCTCACGCAGCTGCACGCCTTCGCCTCCGACACCGTGCTGCTCACCGGCGAGGGCTTCGAGCCGCCGCACCAGGTGCCGACCTGGGGCTGGCTCGACCGCGAGTCGAAGGACACCGACCTGCCCCGCGTGGGCGTGCTGTTCTACCGCGCGCACCACACCGCGGGCAACGAGGACTTCGCGCACGCGCTCGCCGACGCGATCGACGCCACGGGCGAGGCCGTCGGCCTGCCGGTGTTCTCGAGCTCGCTCCGCTCCGCCCCCGACGACCTCTACGCGGCGCTCGGCTCGCTCGACGCGCTGATCGTCACGGTGCTGGCCGCCGGCGGCTCCACCCCCGCCGCGTCCTCGGCCGGCGGCGACGACGAGGCCTGGGACGTCGCCCGCATGGCGGCGCTCGACATCCCGATCCTCCAGGGCTTGTGCCTCACGTCGAGCCGCGAGGAGTGGCTCGCCAACGACGACGGCGTCACGCCGCTCGACTCGGCCAACCAGATCGCGATCCCGGAGTTCGACGGCCGCATCATCACGGCGCCGTTCTCGTTCAAGGAGATCGACGAGGACGGCCTGCCCCGCTACGTGGCCGATCCCGAGCGCTGCGACCGTGTGGCCCGCATCGCGGCGCACCACGCCCGCCTGGGTCACGTGCCCGCGTCCGAGCGTCGCGTCGCGCTGATGCTCTCGGCCTACCCCACCAAGCACAGCCGCGTCGGCAATGCGGTGGGCCTCGACACCCCGGTGTCGACCGTGCGTCTGCTGCGCCGCATGGCCGAGGCCGGCTACGACCTCGGCGAGGGCAACGAGGTCCTGCGCATCATCGCGATGGACGACGACACCGCCGCCGGTGACGCGCTGATCCACACGCTGATCGACGCGGGCGGCCAGGACGAGGAGTGGCTGACGAGCGCGCAGCTCACCGACTCGCACGTGCGGATCACACCCGAGCAGTACGAGGAGTGGACCGCCGACCTCCCGCAGGACCTCAAAGACGAGATCGTCGAGGCCTGGGGCGCGGCGCCCGGCACGTTGTTCGTCAACGCCGACGGCCACATCGTGCTCGCGACGCTCCAGGCCGGCAACGTCGTGCTGCTGATCCAGCCGCCCCGCGGCTTCGGCGAGAACCCCGTCGCGATCTACCACGACCCCGACATGGCGCCCTCGCACCACTACCTCGCGGCGTACCGCTGGCTGCGGGCGCAGCCCGACCGCGGCGGCTTCGGCGCGCACGCCGTCGTGCACCTGGGCAAGCACGGCTCGATGGAGTGGCTGCCGGGCAAGAACGCTGCACTGTCGGCCTCGTGCGCGACCGACGCCGCGATCGCCGACATGCCCCTGATCTACCCGTTCCTCGTCAACGACCCGGGCGAGGGCGCGCAGGCCAAGCGCCGCGCGCACGCCGTGATCGTCGACCACCTGATCCCGCCGATGGCGCGGGCCGAGACGTACGGCGACATCGCCCGGCTCGAGCAGCTGCTCGACGAGTACGGCAACATCGCCGCGATGGACCCGGCCAAGCTGCCGGCGATCCGCGGCGAGATCTGGACGCTGATGCGCTCGGCCGAGATGCACCGCGACCTCGGCCTCGACGAGCAGCCCGACGACGAGTCGTTCGACGACTTCATCATGCACGTCGACGGCTGGCTCTGCGAGATCAAGGACGTCCAGATCCGCGACGGCCTGCACGTGCTGGGGCAGGCGCCAGTCGACTCGGTGCAGGTCGACCTGGTGCTCGCGATCCTGCGCGCCTCGCAGGTGTGGGGCGGGGAGTCCGGGGCGGTCCCCGGCCTGCGCGCCGCGTTGGGTCTGAAGGACGGCGAGGCCACCTCGGCGGTCGACGCGATCGAGGCCCAGGCCCGTGCGCTGGTCGAGGGCCTGGCGGCCTCCGGCTGGGACGCGGCCGCGGCCACCGGCCTCCACGACGACCCGGGCGTGCAGAGCGTGCTGCAGTTCGCCGCCACGCAGGTCGTGCCCCGGCTCGACGGCACCCGAGGCGAGCTCGACGCGATCCTGCACGCGCTCGAGGGCGGCTTCATCCCGGCCGGTCCGTCGGGCTCCCCGCTGCGGGGGCTCGTCAACGTGCTCCCCACGGGCCGCAACTTCTACACCGTCGACCCGCGCGCCGTCCCGTCGCGCCTGGCGTGGGGCACGGGTCAGGCCATGGCCGAGTCGCTCCTCGCGAAGTACCTCGAGGAGACCGGCGAGTACCCGGCCTCGGTGGGGCTGTCGGTGTGGGGCACATCGGCGATGCGCACGAGCGGCGACGACATCGCCGAGGTGCTGGCCCTGCTGGGCGTCCGCCCGGTGTGGGACGAGGCGTCCCGCCGCGTCGGCGACCTCGAGGTCGTCTCGCTCGAGGAGCTGGGCCGCCCCCGCATCGACGTCACGGTGCGCATCTCGGGATTCTTCCGCGACGCGTTCCCGCACGTCGTGGCGATGCTCGACGACGCCGTGCGGCTCGTGGCGGGCCTCGACGAGCCCGCCGACCGCAACTTCGTGCGTGCCCACACGCAGGCCGACCTCGCCGAGCACGGTGACGACCGGCGCGCGACGACCCGTATCTTCGGCTCGGCCCCCGGGTCCTACGGTGCGGGCATCCTGCAGCTCGTGGAGTCGGGCACGTGGCGCGATGACGCGGATCTCGCCGAGGTGTACACGGCCTGGGGCGGCTTCGCCTACGGCCGCGACCTCTCCGGCGTGCCGGCGGCCGACGACATGCGCACGTCGTACAAGCGCATCAAGGTCGCCGCGAAGAACATCGACACCCGCGAGCACGACATCGCCGACTCCGACGACTACTACCAGTACCACGGCGGCATGGTCGCCACCGTGCGCGCGCTGACGGGCTCCGACCCCAAGGCCTACGTCGGCGACTCCACCTCGCCCGACGCGGTCCGCACCCGCACGCTGCAGGAGGAGACCAACCGCGTCTTCCGCTCGCGCGTCGTCAACCCGCGCTGGATCGGCGCGATGCGTCGCCACGGCTACAAGGGCGCGTTCGAGCTGGCGGCCACGGTCGACTACCTGTTCGGCTTCGACGCCACGGCCGGCGTGGTGCACGACTGGATGTACGAGTCGCTCGCGAAGGAGTACGTGCTCGACCCCGAGACGCAGGAGTTCATGCGCACGTCGAACCCGTGGGCGCTGCGGGGGATCGTCGAGAAGCTCGACGAGGCAGCCAAGCGTGGCCTGTGGGCCGAGCCCGACCCGGAGGTCGTGGCCGCGATGCACGCGGTCTACCTCGAGGTCGAGGGCGACCTGGAGGACCGGGCGTGA
- a CDS encoding GNAT family N-acetyltransferase, with amino-acid sequence MSARGAIGLEPLDLDRHLELLHAWVTHPRSVYWQMQDASLEDVHAEYAAIAANPHHEARIGTVDGAPAFLVERYDPAHSELAGHLAPTDGDVGMHVLVAPLATGAEPVAGHTDAIFAAVMAWLFEDPAVTRVVVEPDARNEAIRAKNVAAGFVELQEIELPTKTAMLSTCSREAFAASSLGVEQSGGARALV; translated from the coding sequence GTGAGCGCCCGAGGCGCGATCGGGCTCGAGCCGCTCGACCTCGACCGGCACCTGGAGCTGCTGCACGCGTGGGTCACGCACCCGCGGTCGGTGTACTGGCAGATGCAGGACGCGTCGCTCGAGGACGTGCACGCGGAGTACGCGGCGATCGCGGCGAATCCTCACCACGAGGCCCGGATCGGCACGGTCGACGGTGCGCCGGCGTTCCTCGTCGAGCGGTACGACCCGGCGCACTCCGAGCTGGCGGGCCACCTCGCGCCCACCGACGGCGACGTCGGCATGCACGTCCTCGTCGCGCCCCTCGCAACGGGGGCCGAGCCGGTCGCCGGCCACACCGACGCGATCTTCGCCGCGGTCATGGCCTGGCTGTTCGAGGACCCCGCCGTCACGCGCGTCGTCGTCGAGCCCGACGCCCGCAACGAGGCGATCCGGGCCAAGAACGTCGCTGCCGGTTTCGTCGAGCTGCAGGAGATCGAGCTGCCCACCAAGACCGCGATGCTCAGCACGTGTAGCCGCGAGGCCTTCGCCGCGAGTTCCCTCGGTGTCGAGCAGAGCGGAGGCGCCCGTGCCCTCGTCTGA
- a CDS encoding lysine N(6)-hydroxylase/L-ornithine N(5)-oxygenase family protein, protein MSTHDVIGIGVGPFNLGLAALAEPLHDLDAVFLESRDQFEWHPGMVLEDATLQVPFMADLVTMADPTSRFSYLNFLKQVGRLYPFYIRESFYPLRSEFVEYGRWVAEQLDGVHFGRHVTEVTHDGEQYVVRARVGQETQTYRAPRLVLGTGSTPYVPPAAAEHLTSDAPAVHSSAYVQNRDALLARGSVTIVGSGQSAAEIYLDLLTAGGPQVTWITRSPRFFPMEYTKLTLEMTSPEYTAYFQGLPDVTRETLLREQRSLYKGISGDLVDTIYDTLYRLRAQGRCDTRLLTATELTDLTWDGDEFSLRLRHAETGEAFGSTTGAVVLATGYRSVVPTFTDGVRDRIRWDERGRYAASADYQVGTHPGEIWVQNGEEHTHGFVAPDLGMGAFRSSVILNSMLDREVYPVETRIAVQEFGTPSWARLREGAR, encoded by the coding sequence ATGAGCACCCACGACGTCATCGGCATCGGGGTCGGTCCGTTCAACCTCGGGCTCGCCGCGCTCGCCGAGCCGCTCCACGACCTCGACGCGGTCTTCCTGGAGTCGCGCGACCAGTTCGAGTGGCACCCGGGCATGGTGCTCGAGGACGCGACGCTGCAGGTGCCCTTCATGGCCGACCTGGTCACGATGGCCGACCCCACGTCGCGGTTCTCGTACCTGAACTTCCTCAAGCAGGTCGGCCGCCTCTACCCGTTCTACATCCGCGAGAGCTTCTACCCGCTGCGGTCGGAGTTCGTGGAGTACGGCCGCTGGGTCGCCGAGCAGCTGGACGGCGTGCACTTCGGTCGGCACGTCACCGAGGTCACGCACGACGGCGAGCAGTACGTCGTGCGCGCCCGGGTGGGGCAGGAGACGCAGACCTACCGCGCCCCGCGCCTCGTGCTCGGCACGGGCTCGACGCCGTACGTGCCGCCGGCCGCGGCGGAGCACCTCACGAGCGACGCGCCGGCCGTGCACTCCTCGGCGTACGTGCAGAACCGCGACGCGCTGCTGGCCCGAGGGAGCGTCACGATCGTGGGCAGCGGCCAGAGCGCGGCCGAGATCTACCTCGACCTGCTCACGGCGGGCGGGCCCCAGGTCACGTGGATCACGCGGTCGCCGCGGTTCTTCCCGATGGAGTACACCAAGCTCACGCTGGAGATGACCTCGCCGGAGTACACCGCGTACTTCCAGGGGCTCCCCGACGTCACCCGCGAGACGCTCCTGCGCGAGCAGCGCAGCCTCTACAAGGGCATCAGCGGCGACCTCGTCGACACGATCTACGACACGCTCTACCGCCTCCGCGCCCAGGGTCGCTGCGACACCCGCCTGCTGACCGCCACGGAGCTCACCGACCTCACGTGGGACGGCGACGAGTTCTCGCTTCGCCTGCGGCACGCCGAGACCGGTGAGGCCTTCGGCTCGACCACCGGCGCCGTCGTCCTGGCGACGGGGTACCGCTCGGTCGTGCCCACGTTCACGGACGGCGTCCGCGACCGCATCCGGTGGGACGAGCGCGGGCGCTACGCCGCGAGCGCCGACTACCAGGTCGGCACCCACCCCGGCGAGATCTGGGTGCAGAACGGTGAGGAGCACACGCACGGCTTCGTGGCGCCCGACCTCGGCATGGGTGCGTTCCGCAGCTCGGTCATCCTCAACTCGATGCTGGACCGCGAGGTGTACCCCGTCGAGACGCGCATCGCGGTGCAGGAGTTCGGCACGCCGTCGTGGGCCCGGCTGCGGGAGGGAGCGCGGTGA
- a CDS encoding pyridoxal phosphate-dependent decarboxylase family protein, whose amino-acid sequence MPPSDHLLTIDSIDEYAATLHRGVDHLARHLSGLERPFSGVTPAESAAKVGPVDLDGPTLDLEGVLAELSEVYLDDAVWFHDPRYAAHLNCPVAVPALLAEVFVSAVNSSLDTWDQSAGGTLIERRLVDWTAGRIGFDAEADGIFTSGGTQSNLQALLLARGQACLAESDPTAPLAATLARLRIFATAESHFSVQKAASVMGLGAEAVVLVPTDHLHRMDPFALADALASAAAHDLLPMAVVATAGTTDLGAIDPIDRIADVCAAQAGVPGPGRQDEYGVPGPGRQDGQSTWLHVDAAYGGGLLASTRRRHLLAGIERADSVTIDFHKTWFQPVSSSAIIVRDAETMRHVTWHADYLNPKAAQLPNQVDKSMQTTRRFDALKLWTTLRMTGADAIGDMFDTTIDLARELFWVLTDDEWAADFEVAMQPTLSTVVFRFRPVEIDPADASALNTRIRRELFAGGEGIVASTTFHGETWLKLTLLNPTATVGGLCDLLDLVRTTGHRLLDTTEVTR is encoded by the coding sequence GTGCCTCCCTCGGACCACCTGCTCACGATCGACTCGATCGACGAGTACGCCGCGACGCTGCACCGCGGCGTCGACCACCTCGCGCGCCACCTGTCGGGCCTCGAGCGTCCCTTCTCCGGGGTCACGCCCGCCGAGTCCGCGGCCAAGGTCGGCCCGGTCGACCTCGACGGCCCCACACTCGACCTCGAGGGCGTGCTCGCCGAGCTGAGCGAGGTCTACCTCGACGACGCGGTCTGGTTCCACGACCCCCGCTACGCCGCCCACCTCAACTGCCCCGTGGCCGTGCCGGCGCTGCTGGCCGAGGTGTTCGTCTCGGCCGTCAACTCCTCCCTCGACACGTGGGACCAGAGCGCCGGCGGCACCCTGATCGAGCGCAGGCTCGTCGACTGGACCGCCGGCCGCATCGGCTTCGACGCGGAGGCCGACGGCATCTTCACGAGCGGCGGCACGCAGTCGAACCTGCAGGCGCTCCTGCTCGCCCGGGGCCAGGCGTGCCTCGCCGAGAGCGACCCCACGGCACCGCTGGCGGCCACGCTCGCGCGCCTGCGCATCTTCGCCACGGCCGAGAGCCACTTCAGCGTGCAGAAGGCCGCGAGCGTCATGGGACTCGGGGCCGAGGCGGTCGTGCTCGTGCCCACCGACCACCTGCACCGCATGGACCCGTTCGCCCTCGCCGACGCGCTGGCCAGCGCTGCGGCGCACGACCTGCTGCCGATGGCGGTCGTCGCCACCGCCGGCACCACCGACCTCGGCGCGATCGACCCGATCGACCGCATCGCCGACGTCTGCGCGGCCCAGGCAGGGGTGCCGGGCCCTGGGCGGCAAGATGAGTACGGGGTGCCGGGCCCTGGGCGGCAAGATGGGCAGAGCACCTGGCTCCACGTCGACGCCGCGTACGGGGGAGGCCTGCTGGCCTCGACCAGGCGCCGTCACCTTCTCGCCGGCATCGAGCGGGCCGACTCGGTCACGATCGACTTCCACAAGACGTGGTTTCAGCCGGTCAGCTCCAGCGCGATCATCGTGCGCGACGCCGAGACGATGCGGCATGTCACGTGGCACGCCGACTACCTCAACCCCAAGGCCGCGCAGCTGCCCAACCAGGTCGACAAGAGCATGCAGACGACGCGCCGCTTCGATGCGTTGAAGCTCTGGACGACGCTGCGCATGACCGGTGCCGACGCGATCGGCGACATGTTCGACACGACGATCGACCTGGCCCGCGAGCTCTTCTGGGTCCTGACCGACGACGAGTGGGCGGCTGACTTCGAGGTCGCGATGCAGCCCACGCTCTCGACCGTGGTCTTCCGCTTCCGGCCGGTCGAGATCGACCCCGCGGACGCCTCGGCGCTCAACACCCGCATCCGCCGCGAGCTGTTCGCCGGTGGTGAGGGGATCGTCGCGTCGACGACGTTCCACGGCGAGACCTGGCTCAAGCTGACGCTCCTCAACCCCACGGCCACGGTCGGCGGGCTCTGCGACCTGCTCGACCTGGTGCGCACGACGGGCCACCGCCTCCTCGACACGACCGAGGTCACCCGATGA
- a CDS encoding DUF2461 domain-containing protein, translated as MTFDGFPEAALDFYDDLEADNTKTFWTENRHRYDEHVAAPAKAFVAALGNEFGQAKIFRPYRDVRFSKDKTPYKTHQGIFVAVGPSLGYYVQVGAPGIATGAGFYDASPARVASLREAIVHDTFGAELEAIVETLESAGWVRGGQRLKTSPRGYDADHPRIDLLRHKSLTVRRDRGFGPDVVGTPALLDVVRADWRETQPLLDWVGLHVRG; from the coding sequence GTGACGTTCGACGGATTCCCCGAGGCTGCGCTCGACTTCTACGACGACCTCGAGGCCGACAACACCAAGACCTTCTGGACCGAGAACCGGCACCGCTACGACGAGCACGTCGCGGCACCGGCGAAGGCATTCGTGGCTGCGCTCGGCAACGAGTTCGGCCAGGCCAAGATCTTCCGGCCGTACCGCGACGTCCGGTTCAGCAAGGACAAGACGCCCTACAAGACCCACCAGGGGATCTTCGTCGCGGTCGGCCCGTCGCTCGGCTACTACGTGCAGGTCGGTGCGCCAGGAATCGCGACCGGCGCCGGGTTCTACGACGCCTCCCCCGCACGCGTCGCGAGCCTGCGCGAGGCGATCGTGCACGACACGTTCGGCGCCGAGCTGGAGGCGATCGTCGAGACGCTCGAGTCAGCCGGGTGGGTGCGCGGTGGGCAGCGGCTCAAGACCTCGCCCCGCGGCTACGACGCCGACCACCCACGGATCGACCTGCTGCGCCACAAGTCGCTGACGGTGCGCCGCGATCGCGGCTTCGGTCCCGACGTCGTGGGCACGCCCGCCCTGCTCGACGTCGTGCGCGCCGACTGGCGCGAGACGCAGCCGCTGCTCGACTGGGTCGGCCTCCACGTCCGCGGCTGA